From the genome of Takifugu flavidus isolate HTHZ2018 unplaced genomic scaffold, ASM371156v2 ctg210, whole genome shotgun sequence, one region includes:
- the LOC130519786 gene encoding protein-methionine sulfoxide oxidase mical3b-like isoform X2, with protein sequence MGDGFLQHRPAAELFDEFISSSTCRTALWSFSQLCEHLQLDRHTAEWPLYRSIKCCLKYWRADALWAKLERRAAHQEYQQGGACRNTTCVIIGAGPCGLRTAVELGFMGARVVVLEKRDSFSRNNVLHLWPFTIHDLRGLGAKKFYGKFCAGSIDHISIRQLQLVLLKVALLLGVEVHVHVEFKNLLEPPEDQQNLQVGWRLEVNPKSHPINHLEFDVIVGADGRRNTLPGFRRKEFRGKLAIAITANFKNRNTTAEAKVEEISGVAFIFNQRFFQELRQETGIDLENIVYYKDDTHYFVMTAKKQNLLDKGVIAQDFTDTELLLSRKNVNQSALQAYARQAADFSTNQQLPSLDFAINHYGQPDVAMFDFTCMYASENAATVRQRHGHQLLVTLVGDSLLEPFWPMGTGIARGFLAALDSAWMVRRWSEGRAPLDILAERESLYRLLPQTTPENLQKNFGLFTVDPTTRYVNVNQLYVTPAQVRHLVDTGQDAGLHCSDDIIRLPSSRFFTPDSSHDRFSQSNQLLRWCQEQTCGYHGVTVSDLTTSWKSGLALCALIHRYRPHLMDFDSLDPMSVEDNTRLAFDVAEQEFGIPPLISVEEMSSAGEPDSLSMVMYLSQFYQLFKDTPPPADCWSSDLRSALITPAVLLSRLGHSPSRKDLRDTGGKWRTTSTGAAQQSCDLTCDTVSQACDAASRCSRVRLMANRLQAQLDESSGSCRSSSASGTCQRRDVPTAPHSGDPPSPPSLTSSWHPKRTLQQQQMSFRFKEKIKSKRSSEEQSSGVSQVCSVCQKRLYVMERLSAEGFFFHRGCFQCCQCRRTLRLGNYSFNQSNRRFYCSQHCDSAPPVRRRTTVSDDASSRGTSRASLPSFSSVDSLVTDERRRSSAVSMVTATPERIELENDGRSSVTEETELLLREVSEETLNRFNLDLDQRCRSESEEEEEEEEEGSYIHSVDEEQVKAGGPEVESSDEKLLPTSPSISSAAGSDVTHCDTPVQPDSTSTASFVTACEGAPPTGPASPVAMATDAQKAAVLQDEGMVSGSLVSRKRRKVGVPSLTAPLVPPFLREEEKGGNKNQQVAFPGNRKEKKKCADGMVANQRRAAGVSGSEKEESVLDSPTLLWRRSPAARKLHLDLRDLVSEVENIRIGEEKQEPTYVPHALAFKQAYVAKKHSQTSRVQILDSDGQSSCPTEVVGLLVQAKEPSSLSVKENMFQFGQEKKDDVNLTQNIQRTTGRRTKQKQLKRLHRAQMVQRKQQQVEEKQKQLEERGVMVEKILRGEPDDPEDWNHEIMVHLRGLDNPALMQYWFQLVQKKNVLVHYEFKLMIFARELELEDQQSHLQQELRDRMTVDDRLKDEEHLLEERMILEEMLEVVEKRDALASLLEDQRLQDSQADQEHEEALMTEDLAFCWS encoded by the exons ATGGGAGACGGGTTTCTCCAGCACCGACCAGCTGCTGAGCTTTTTGATGAGTTTATCTCATCGTCGACCTGCAGGACAGCACTGTGGTCCTTCAGCCAGCTGTGTGAACATCTGCAGCTGGACCGGCACACGGCTGAGTGGCCGCTGTACCGATCAATCAAATGCTGTCTGAAGTACTGGAGGGCCGACGCTCTCTGGGCTAAACTGGAGCGCCGTGCTGCCCATCAGGAGTACCAGCAGGGCGGAGCCTGCAGAAACACCACC TGTGTGATCATAGGGGCGGGGCCATGTGGTCTCAGGACAGCAGTTGAGTTGGGCTTCATGGGAGCTCGGGTGGTTGTGTTGGAGAAGAGAGACTCATTTTCCCGTAACAACGTGCTTCACCTGTGGCCTTTCACCATTCATGATCTGCGGGGCCTTGGGGCCAAAAAGTTCTATGGGAAGTTCTGCGCCGGCTCCATAGACCACATCA gcattcggcagctgcagctggtcctGCTGAAAGTGGCCCTGCTGCTGGGGGTGGAGGTCCACGTTCATGTGGAGTTTAAGAACCTGCTGGAGCCACCAGAGGATCAGCAGAACCTCC AGGTGGGCTGGAGGTTAGAGGTCAATCCCAAGTCTCATCCCATCAATCATCTGGAGTTTGATGTCATCGTAGGAGCAGATGGACGCAGGAACACGCTGCCAG GTTTCAGAAGAAAGGAGTTCCGAGGGAAGTTGGCCATTGCCATCACAGCCAACTTTAAAAATAGGAACACCACAGCAGAGGCCAAAGTGGAGGAGATCAGTGGCGTGGCCTTCATCTTCAACCAGAGGTTCTTCCAGGAGCTGCGGCAGGAGACGG GAATCGACTTGGAAAACATTGTGTACTACAAAGATGATACTCACTACTTTGTAATGACAGCAAAGAAGCAGAACCTTCTGGACAAAGGTGTCATCGCTCAG GACTTTACAGACACCGAGCTGCTCCTCTCTCGGAAGAATGTGAACCAGAGCGCGCTGCAGGCGTACGCCCGGCAGGCTGCAGACTTCTCCACCAATCAGCAGTTACCGTCTCTGGACTTCGCCATAAACCACTACGGTCAACCAGATGTGGCCATGTTTGATTTCACCTGCATGTATGCCTCTGAAAACGCAGCCACAGTTCGCCAACGCCATGGACACCAGCTGCTGGTCACACTGGTGGGAGACAgtctgctggag cctttCTGGCCAATGGGAACAGGAATCGCTCGAGGCTTCCTGGCCGCTCTGGACTCAGCCTGGATGGTGCGGAGGTGGTCTGAGGGCAGAGCTCCTCTGGACATCCTGGCAGAACG ggAGAGTCTTTACCGTCTCCTCCCTCAGACGACTCCAGAGAACCTCCAGAAGAACTTTGGTCTGTTCACTGTTGATCCAACAACACGATACGTTAATGTTAACCAGCTGTATGTCACACCTGCACAG GTGAGACACCTGGTGGACACAGGACAGGATGCAGGTCTGCACTgcagtgatgacatcatccgcCTGCCATCGTCCCGATTCTTCACTCCAGATTCTTCTCATG ACAGGTTCTCCCAGTCCAATCAGCTGCTGCGATGGTGCCAGGAGCAGACCTGTGGTTACCATGGTGTCACTGTCAGCGACCTCACCACTTCCTGGAAGAGTGGTCTGGCTCTGTGTGCACTCATTCATCGATACCGTCCCCATCTCAT gGACTTTGACTCTCTGGATCCGATGTCTGTGGAAGACAACACTCGACTGGCTTTTGATGTTGCTGAACAGGAGTTTGGAATTCCTCCTCTGATCTCAGTAGAGGAGATGTCTTCTGCAGGAGAACCAGACTCTTTGTCCATGGTGATGTACCTGAGTCAGTTCTACCAGCTGTTTAAAGACACACCCCCTCCTGCCG ATTGTTGGAGTTCAGACCTGAGATCCGCTCTCATCACACCGGCCGTCCTCCTGAGCAGACTGGGTCACAGCCCTTCCAGAAAG GACCTGAGAGACACTGGAGGGAAATGGAGGACGACCAGCACAGGTGCTGCACAACAG tcatgtgacctgacctGTGACACGGTCAGCCAAGCGTGTGATGCAGCGTCCAGGTGCTCCAGAGTCCGTCTGATGGCCAATCGGCTGCAGGCCCAGTTGGACGAGAGCTCGGGTTCCTGCAGGAGTTCTTCAGCTTCTGGAACGTGTCAGCGG AGGGACGTCCCCACAGCCCCACATTCTGGAGACCCTCCTTCACCTCCAAGTCTTACGTCATCATGGCATCCG AAACGAActctacaacagcagcagatgagcTTTCGCTTCAAGGAGAAGATCAAGTCCAAGAGGAGCAGTGAGGAGCAG TCCTCAGGTGTCAGTCAGGTGTGTTCCGTCTGTCAGAAGAGACTTTATGTGATGGAGCGTCTGAGTGCAGAAGGTTTCTTCTTCCATCGCGGCTGTTTCCAGTGTTGCCAGTGCAGACGCACCCTCAGACTGGGAAACTACTCCTTTAACCAGTCCAATC GGAGGTTCTACTGCTCTCAGCACTGTGACTCAGCTCCTCCTGTGAGACGGAGAACAACCGTGTCTGATGATGCGTCTTCACGGGGAACATCAAGG GCGTCCCTGCCTTCGTTCTCCTCGGTGGACTCTCTGGTTACGGATGAACGCCGCCGTTCATCAG ccgtttccatggtgacggCAACACCAGAGCGAATTGAACTAGAAAATGATGGGCGGAGCTCTGTCACGGAGgagacggagctgctgctgcgggagGTGTCCGAAGAGACGCTGAACCGGTTtaacctggacctggaccagcgGTGTCG TTCAGagtcagaagaggaggaggaggaggaagaggagggcagcTACATTCACAGCGTGGATGAGGAGCAAGTCAAGGCTGGCGGTCCAGAGGTGGAGTCAAGCGACG aaaaacttctCCCCACTTCACCCAGCATTTCCTCAGCggcaggaagtgacgtcacacACTGTGACACACCTGTGCAGCCTGACTCCACCTCTACTGCCTCCTTTGTCACTGCCTGTGAAGGAGCTCCACCCACAGGTCCTGCCTctcctgttgctatggcaacagatGCTCAGAAAGCAGCTGTCCTACAGGATGAAGGGATGGTGTCAGGATCACTGGTGTCAAGGAAACGGAGAAAGGTGGGCGTCCCCAGCCTCACCGCTCCTCTTGTGCCTCCGTTCctgagggaagaggaaaagggCGGCAACAAAAATCAGCAGGTGGCGTTTCCTGGAAACCgtaaagagaagaagaaatgtgcTGATGGAATGGTGGCCAATCAGAGGAGAGCTgcag gtgtatCAGGAAGTGAGAAAGAGGAGTCTGTGCTGGACTCGCCCACATTGCTGTGGAGACGTTCACCAGCAGCCAGAAAG CTGCATTTGGATCTGCGTGACCTTGTGTCTGAAGTAGAGAACATCAGAATcggagaggagaagcaggag cCCACATATGTTCCTCACGCTCTGGCCTTCAAACAAGCCTACGTTGCTAAG AAACACTCTCAGACTAGCAGAGTCCAGATTCTGGACTCTGATGGACAATCCTCATGTCCAACAGAAGTGGTGGGACTCCTGGTCCAGGCCAAAGAGCCTTCCAGTTTGAGCGTGAAGGAGAACATGTTCCAGTTTGGCCAAGAGAAGAAGGATGACGTGAACCTAACCCAGAACATTCAGAGAACCACAGGAAGAAGGACCAAACAAAAGCAGCTGAAGAGGCTCCACAGAGCTCAG ATGGTCcagaggaaacagcagcaggtggaagagaaacaaaaacagctggaggagagaggagtaaTGGTGGAGAAGAtcctgagaggagaacctg ATGATCCAGAAGACTGGAACCATGAGATCATGGTCCATCTGAGAG GACTGGATAATCCAGCTTTGATGCAGTACTGGTTCCAGTTGGTCCAAAAGAAAAACGTTCTGGTCCACTATGAGTTCAAGCTGATGATATT TGCCCGGGAACTGGAGCTCGAAGACCAGCAGAgtcacctgcagcaggagctcagaGATCGGATGACCGTAGATG ACCGCCTCAAGGATGAGGagcacctgctggaggagcgCATGATCCTGGAAGAGAtgttggaggtggtggagaagaGAGATGCTCTGGCGTCTCTGCTGGAAGATCAGAGACTGCAGGACTCCCAGGCAGACCAGGAGCACGAGGAGGCCCTGATGACAGAAGATCTGGCTTTCTGCTGGTCTTAA
- the LOC130519786 gene encoding protein-methionine sulfoxide oxidase mical3b-like isoform X1 has protein sequence MGDGFLQHRPAAELFDEFISSSTCRTALWSFSQLCEHLQLDRHTAEWPLYRSIKCCLKYWRADALWAKLERRAAHQEYQQGGACRNTTCVIIGAGPCGLRTAVELGFMGARVVVLEKRDSFSRNNVLHLWPFTIHDLRGLGAKKFYGKFCAGSIDHISIRQLQLVLLKVALLLGVEVHVHVEFKNLLEPPEDQQNLHLFCCWINHHKEVGWRLEVNPKSHPINHLEFDVIVGADGRRNTLPGFRRKEFRGKLAIAITANFKNRNTTAEAKVEEISGVAFIFNQRFFQELRQETGIDLENIVYYKDDTHYFVMTAKKQNLLDKGVIAQDFTDTELLLSRKNVNQSALQAYARQAADFSTNQQLPSLDFAINHYGQPDVAMFDFTCMYASENAATVRQRHGHQLLVTLVGDSLLEPFWPMGTGIARGFLAALDSAWMVRRWSEGRAPLDILAERESLYRLLPQTTPENLQKNFGLFTVDPTTRYVNVNQLYVTPAQVRHLVDTGQDAGLHCSDDIIRLPSSRFFTPDSSHDRFSQSNQLLRWCQEQTCGYHGVTVSDLTTSWKSGLALCALIHRYRPHLMDFDSLDPMSVEDNTRLAFDVAEQEFGIPPLISVEEMSSAGEPDSLSMVMYLSQFYQLFKDTPPPADCWSSDLRSALITPAVLLSRLGHSPSRKDLRDTGGKWRTTSTGAAQQSCDLTCDTVSQACDAASRCSRVRLMANRLQAQLDESSGSCRSSSASGTCQRRDVPTAPHSGDPPSPPSLTSSWHPKRTLQQQQMSFRFKEKIKSKRSSEEQSSGVSQVCSVCQKRLYVMERLSAEGFFFHRGCFQCCQCRRTLRLGNYSFNQSNRRFYCSQHCDSAPPVRRRTTVSDDASSRGTSRASLPSFSSVDSLVTDERRRSSAVSMVTATPERIELENDGRSSVTEETELLLREVSEETLNRFNLDLDQRCRSESEEEEEEEEEGSYIHSVDEEQVKAGGPEVESSDEKLLPTSPSISSAAGSDVTHCDTPVQPDSTSTASFVTACEGAPPTGPASPVAMATDAQKAAVLQDEGMVSGSLVSRKRRKVGVPSLTAPLVPPFLREEEKGGNKNQQVAFPGNRKEKKKCADGMVANQRRAAGVSGSEKEESVLDSPTLLWRRSPAARKLHLDLRDLVSEVENIRIGEEKQEPTYVPHALAFKQAYVAKKHSQTSRVQILDSDGQSSCPTEVVGLLVQAKEPSSLSVKENMFQFGQEKKDDVNLTQNIQRTTGRRTKQKQLKRLHRAQMVQRKQQQVEEKQKQLEERGVMVEKILRGEPDDPEDWNHEIMVHLRGLDNPALMQYWFQLVQKKNVLVHYEFKLMIFARELELEDQQSHLQQELRDRMTVDDRLKDEEHLLEERMILEEMLEVVEKRDALASLLEDQRLQDSQADQEHEEALMTEDLAFCWS, from the exons ATGGGAGACGGGTTTCTCCAGCACCGACCAGCTGCTGAGCTTTTTGATGAGTTTATCTCATCGTCGACCTGCAGGACAGCACTGTGGTCCTTCAGCCAGCTGTGTGAACATCTGCAGCTGGACCGGCACACGGCTGAGTGGCCGCTGTACCGATCAATCAAATGCTGTCTGAAGTACTGGAGGGCCGACGCTCTCTGGGCTAAACTGGAGCGCCGTGCTGCCCATCAGGAGTACCAGCAGGGCGGAGCCTGCAGAAACACCACC TGTGTGATCATAGGGGCGGGGCCATGTGGTCTCAGGACAGCAGTTGAGTTGGGCTTCATGGGAGCTCGGGTGGTTGTGTTGGAGAAGAGAGACTCATTTTCCCGTAACAACGTGCTTCACCTGTGGCCTTTCACCATTCATGATCTGCGGGGCCTTGGGGCCAAAAAGTTCTATGGGAAGTTCTGCGCCGGCTCCATAGACCACATCA gcattcggcagctgcagctggtcctGCTGAAAGTGGCCCTGCTGCTGGGGGTGGAGGTCCACGTTCATGTGGAGTTTAAGAACCTGCTGGAGCCACCAGAGGATCAGCAGAACCTCC accttttctgctgctggattAACCATCATAAAG AGGTGGGCTGGAGGTTAGAGGTCAATCCCAAGTCTCATCCCATCAATCATCTGGAGTTTGATGTCATCGTAGGAGCAGATGGACGCAGGAACACGCTGCCAG GTTTCAGAAGAAAGGAGTTCCGAGGGAAGTTGGCCATTGCCATCACAGCCAACTTTAAAAATAGGAACACCACAGCAGAGGCCAAAGTGGAGGAGATCAGTGGCGTGGCCTTCATCTTCAACCAGAGGTTCTTCCAGGAGCTGCGGCAGGAGACGG GAATCGACTTGGAAAACATTGTGTACTACAAAGATGATACTCACTACTTTGTAATGACAGCAAAGAAGCAGAACCTTCTGGACAAAGGTGTCATCGCTCAG GACTTTACAGACACCGAGCTGCTCCTCTCTCGGAAGAATGTGAACCAGAGCGCGCTGCAGGCGTACGCCCGGCAGGCTGCAGACTTCTCCACCAATCAGCAGTTACCGTCTCTGGACTTCGCCATAAACCACTACGGTCAACCAGATGTGGCCATGTTTGATTTCACCTGCATGTATGCCTCTGAAAACGCAGCCACAGTTCGCCAACGCCATGGACACCAGCTGCTGGTCACACTGGTGGGAGACAgtctgctggag cctttCTGGCCAATGGGAACAGGAATCGCTCGAGGCTTCCTGGCCGCTCTGGACTCAGCCTGGATGGTGCGGAGGTGGTCTGAGGGCAGAGCTCCTCTGGACATCCTGGCAGAACG ggAGAGTCTTTACCGTCTCCTCCCTCAGACGACTCCAGAGAACCTCCAGAAGAACTTTGGTCTGTTCACTGTTGATCCAACAACACGATACGTTAATGTTAACCAGCTGTATGTCACACCTGCACAG GTGAGACACCTGGTGGACACAGGACAGGATGCAGGTCTGCACTgcagtgatgacatcatccgcCTGCCATCGTCCCGATTCTTCACTCCAGATTCTTCTCATG ACAGGTTCTCCCAGTCCAATCAGCTGCTGCGATGGTGCCAGGAGCAGACCTGTGGTTACCATGGTGTCACTGTCAGCGACCTCACCACTTCCTGGAAGAGTGGTCTGGCTCTGTGTGCACTCATTCATCGATACCGTCCCCATCTCAT gGACTTTGACTCTCTGGATCCGATGTCTGTGGAAGACAACACTCGACTGGCTTTTGATGTTGCTGAACAGGAGTTTGGAATTCCTCCTCTGATCTCAGTAGAGGAGATGTCTTCTGCAGGAGAACCAGACTCTTTGTCCATGGTGATGTACCTGAGTCAGTTCTACCAGCTGTTTAAAGACACACCCCCTCCTGCCG ATTGTTGGAGTTCAGACCTGAGATCCGCTCTCATCACACCGGCCGTCCTCCTGAGCAGACTGGGTCACAGCCCTTCCAGAAAG GACCTGAGAGACACTGGAGGGAAATGGAGGACGACCAGCACAGGTGCTGCACAACAG tcatgtgacctgacctGTGACACGGTCAGCCAAGCGTGTGATGCAGCGTCCAGGTGCTCCAGAGTCCGTCTGATGGCCAATCGGCTGCAGGCCCAGTTGGACGAGAGCTCGGGTTCCTGCAGGAGTTCTTCAGCTTCTGGAACGTGTCAGCGG AGGGACGTCCCCACAGCCCCACATTCTGGAGACCCTCCTTCACCTCCAAGTCTTACGTCATCATGGCATCCG AAACGAActctacaacagcagcagatgagcTTTCGCTTCAAGGAGAAGATCAAGTCCAAGAGGAGCAGTGAGGAGCAG TCCTCAGGTGTCAGTCAGGTGTGTTCCGTCTGTCAGAAGAGACTTTATGTGATGGAGCGTCTGAGTGCAGAAGGTTTCTTCTTCCATCGCGGCTGTTTCCAGTGTTGCCAGTGCAGACGCACCCTCAGACTGGGAAACTACTCCTTTAACCAGTCCAATC GGAGGTTCTACTGCTCTCAGCACTGTGACTCAGCTCCTCCTGTGAGACGGAGAACAACCGTGTCTGATGATGCGTCTTCACGGGGAACATCAAGG GCGTCCCTGCCTTCGTTCTCCTCGGTGGACTCTCTGGTTACGGATGAACGCCGCCGTTCATCAG ccgtttccatggtgacggCAACACCAGAGCGAATTGAACTAGAAAATGATGGGCGGAGCTCTGTCACGGAGgagacggagctgctgctgcgggagGTGTCCGAAGAGACGCTGAACCGGTTtaacctggacctggaccagcgGTGTCG TTCAGagtcagaagaggaggaggaggaggaagaggagggcagcTACATTCACAGCGTGGATGAGGAGCAAGTCAAGGCTGGCGGTCCAGAGGTGGAGTCAAGCGACG aaaaacttctCCCCACTTCACCCAGCATTTCCTCAGCggcaggaagtgacgtcacacACTGTGACACACCTGTGCAGCCTGACTCCACCTCTACTGCCTCCTTTGTCACTGCCTGTGAAGGAGCTCCACCCACAGGTCCTGCCTctcctgttgctatggcaacagatGCTCAGAAAGCAGCTGTCCTACAGGATGAAGGGATGGTGTCAGGATCACTGGTGTCAAGGAAACGGAGAAAGGTGGGCGTCCCCAGCCTCACCGCTCCTCTTGTGCCTCCGTTCctgagggaagaggaaaagggCGGCAACAAAAATCAGCAGGTGGCGTTTCCTGGAAACCgtaaagagaagaagaaatgtgcTGATGGAATGGTGGCCAATCAGAGGAGAGCTgcag gtgtatCAGGAAGTGAGAAAGAGGAGTCTGTGCTGGACTCGCCCACATTGCTGTGGAGACGTTCACCAGCAGCCAGAAAG CTGCATTTGGATCTGCGTGACCTTGTGTCTGAAGTAGAGAACATCAGAATcggagaggagaagcaggag cCCACATATGTTCCTCACGCTCTGGCCTTCAAACAAGCCTACGTTGCTAAG AAACACTCTCAGACTAGCAGAGTCCAGATTCTGGACTCTGATGGACAATCCTCATGTCCAACAGAAGTGGTGGGACTCCTGGTCCAGGCCAAAGAGCCTTCCAGTTTGAGCGTGAAGGAGAACATGTTCCAGTTTGGCCAAGAGAAGAAGGATGACGTGAACCTAACCCAGAACATTCAGAGAACCACAGGAAGAAGGACCAAACAAAAGCAGCTGAAGAGGCTCCACAGAGCTCAG ATGGTCcagaggaaacagcagcaggtggaagagaaacaaaaacagctggaggagagaggagtaaTGGTGGAGAAGAtcctgagaggagaacctg ATGATCCAGAAGACTGGAACCATGAGATCATGGTCCATCTGAGAG GACTGGATAATCCAGCTTTGATGCAGTACTGGTTCCAGTTGGTCCAAAAGAAAAACGTTCTGGTCCACTATGAGTTCAAGCTGATGATATT TGCCCGGGAACTGGAGCTCGAAGACCAGCAGAgtcacctgcagcaggagctcagaGATCGGATGACCGTAGATG ACCGCCTCAAGGATGAGGagcacctgctggaggagcgCATGATCCTGGAAGAGAtgttggaggtggtggagaagaGAGATGCTCTGGCGTCTCTGCTGGAAGATCAGAGACTGCAGGACTCCCAGGCAGACCAGGAGCACGAGGAGGCCCTGATGACAGAAGATCTGGCTTTCTGCTGGTCTTAA